The Candidatus Polarisedimenticolia bacterium genome contains the following window.
GGGCCGACTCGGTCAAGCGGTACCTCGTGAGCCGGGGCGTCGACGGCTCGCGCCTGGTCGCCAAGGGGTACGGCGACAGCATGCCTGTTGCCGACAACGACACCGCCTCCGGGCGAGCGAAGAACCGCCGCGTCGAGCTGAAGCGGATCGACTGATCGGCACGGGAGCGTCGAGAGGGCGGGCTACCTCAACTCCAGCAGCCTGAGGAGGAAGCGGGCCGCCGCGATCCGCGGCACGTCCCCCTTCGGGTCGAAACTCACGGCCCCTCCCGAAACGACTGTGTCGATGAGGCCCCGCTCCACCGCGACCGCGACGTAGCCGCGGAGCGCCAGGGGGATCTTGTTCTGGTCGAGGAAGCCGAGGGACTCGCCGGCGCGAGCCTCGGCCTCGGCCTGGAGACCGGCGCCTCGCACGAGCGCGACCGCGAAATCGAGGCGGCTGACTCCGGCGATCGGGGCGAAGGAGATGGCGTTCTTCGGATCGATGAGCTTCAGCCGGGCGCGCGAGCCGGCAACGCTTTCGATGTAGGGAAAGAGGGGGTTCCCCGTGCCGACGTCGTTGAACGAAGGCCTGACGGGAATCCTCTGCGGCCGGCCGGCGGCCAGCGCGAGGGCGCGCGCCAGCTCGCCGCGCGTCAGGTCGTCGTAGGCGTCGAAGACGTTTCCGCGCCCGATCAGGACGTTCCGGCCCACCGCGCGCGTGACCGTGTCGCGGTCGTCGGGCGGAAGCCCCGCGACGTCGGTGTAGTCGGTCACCACGGCCACGGCGTTCTCCTGGCGCATCTGGAACTCCTGATCGGCGAGCCCGCTTCCGGGCTTGAAGTAGGTTTCCACGTCGAGCGTCTCGGGAATCGCGCCCAGAAGGTGCGCCCCCTCGGCACGACCGAAGAGCGACAGGCCGTCGAAGGAGTCGCCGCGCGCCAGCTCCCGCCCGGAGGGATCGAAGACGACCAGATCGAGATCGTTCAGGCCGGGGAGCGTCCCCCAGGCGAGGAGCGCCTGCCAGGACAGGGCGCCCGGCTCCACGGTGACCGGAAGCGACAGCCGCCCTCCCGCGGGCAGGACCTCGCGGGTCACGATCGCCGGCCGGTGCTCGATGCGGTAGGGACGCTCGTCGAGCCAGCCGGGGATGTGGGTTCCGAACGGCCTCGCCGGATCGACTCCTCCCGTGATGGCGGCCCAGGCATCGAGCAGGCCGGCTCCGACCTCCGAGCGGTCACGGACCAGGACCGGAGTGGCCGTCGCCTGCAACAACCGCTTGATCGCCCCCGGGGTCAGGTCGGGCCGTGCTTGCAACATCAGCGCCACGACCCCCGCCACGTGCGGGGCGGCGAACGACGTGCCGCTCTCGGTTGCATAGTAGGCTCCGCCATTGAGCACCACGGGGCTTGCGACGGTGATCGCCTCGCCCGGCGCCATGATCGTCGGGTGGTAGAGCACCTCCTCGAAGATGCCGCGCGAGGAGAATGCCGACAGCCGGCCGTCCTTGCGCGACGAGGCGACGCCGATGACCCAGGGGGCCGCCGCGTAGGGATTGAGGGTGTCGGCGGCGGGTCCCTGGTTGCCCACGGCGAAGACCACGGTGATTCCGGCGTCGTACAGAAGGCGCGTGGCGATGTTGACCGGATCGTCGGGATCGAACCAGCCCTCGGTGCCCCACGAGCAGTTCACCACCCGCACGCCGTAGCGCGCGGCGTTTTCCAGGATGTAGTCGAACCCCTCCAGGACGTGCACGATGAACAGGTCCCCGGCGGAGAGCCCGAGGATCGACGCTCCGGGAGCGACGCCCCGATGGACCCCTCCGCTCGCCAGCCCCGTCCCCGCCGCCACCGAGGCGACCGCGGTGCCGTGGCCGAGCACCAGGTCCGTGTCGGGGAGCCCCTCCACCGCCACCGGGTAACTGAAGCCAAGGCCGACGCCCGTGGCGGGGGCCAGACGCACGTTCCCGGTGACCTTGCTCCCGAACGGCAGGTCGGGGTGCGTCGCGTCCACTCCGGAGTCGAGCACCGCGATGGTGACGCCCGCGCCCGACAGGGGCAGGCCCCCCGGCCGGGGAAGGGACAGATCGGCCGCGACCTCGTCCAGGCCGATGAGCGCCCGGCTTTCCGCGTCGAGCCACGACAGCGTGCGATCCGCGAACACCGAACGGACCGCCGGCAGGGCCGCGATGCGGACAATCTGATCGCGCGTGGCGTTCACCACGACCATCGGAAGCCGGCGGAACCGGGTACCGCCCAGGATCCCCAGGGCCTGGAGATCGGCCAGGTCGGACGCCGTCGGCGCCGAGCGGTAGGTGACGATGACGTTGAGCCAGGATGTGTCGGGCAGGAACGACAGCCGGCTCAGGAGCTCCAGGTCGATGCTCGCGATTCCGGTCTGAAGGGCGCCATCGAACAGGAGCGCGCCGACGTCGTTCCAGCGGATTCCTCCAGGATCGTTCCAGTGAAGGCCCGTCGCGTCGCTGAACAGGAGACCCCCGGTGTCGTTCCAGCGAATCCCTCCGGTGTCGTTCCAGCGGATGCCTCCGGCGTCGTTCCAGCGGATCCCCCCGGTATCGTTCCAGCGGATCCCTCCGGTATCGTTCCAGCGAATGCCGGACGTCTCGGTGACATAGGGCCCGGCCAGTGTCGGCGGGGCGAACAGCAGGAGCGAGGTGAGCAGGTGGCCGAGCACCAGGGCCCGACCACGCGAGCACAAGCGAAGCATCATGGTTCCGCCATCCACGCCGTCTCGGTAGGCAAGACGGCCGTCAGGTCCTGGCGCCATCCGGGCGTCTGCGGAGCGCTGGGCGCGCCGGCTTCCGGGCCGCGGGCACCGATCGGCCCCGTCCCTCCCTCATTCTCTTCAGCACGTCCTGGTAGGCGCGGCGTGTCCCGGCGCGCGGCCCCGCGCCCCGGTCGTCGGCGAGGGCCTGCCTGAGCCGGCTGAACTCCCTGTCCAGCCCCTCGCGGTCGCCGATCTCTCCGAGGGCCCGCATCAGGCGACACGAGACTCGCTCGTCGAGCGGGTTCCGCTCGACGATGATGCGGAAGCAGGCGGCCTCGCGCTCGGCATCCTCGCGCCGCAGACGAAGGGCGGCCGCCTCCCCCAGGGCGGCAAAATACAGGGTCTCGTAGAACGCCCTCGGCGCCCCGATCCAGTCGTCGCGCTCCCCGTCCATCAGCGGACCGCGGTGAAGCGCGATCGCCGCCGCATAGTCGGCGAGCGCCCCCGCCGCGTCCTGGCTCGACGCGTTGCGGCGGGCGGAGCGCACGAGCTCCTCGAAGGTCTCGACGTCGATGTCGTAGCGGTAGGCCGGGTTCAGGAGATAGGCCCCCTGCTCGCAGCGGATGAAGTTCTTCGGAACATGGTGACCATGGTTGAGCGCCCGGCGCAGCAGGGAGATGGTCGAGTGGAAATTGCGCTCGATCGCGGATGGCCGCGCATTTCCCCACAGGGCCTCGGCGAGCTGTTCCCGGGTGACGCGATGGTCGCGAGCCACGGCGAGGCAGCAGAACGCCCCGAGCGCGCGCCGGACGCCCGGGTCCCCCGGGATACGGTGAGCCGCGTCCCGGTACACCTCGATCGGCCCGAGCAGCCGCACCGTCAGGTCGACGGCCCCGACGGCATCCGCCACCATGACGATCGCGCCGGGCACGCCGGATGATGGAGTCGCCACAGGCCTCGCGGCGCCGGCTTCCCAAAGGCCTCCGGCCGAAGCCATCTGGAGGTAACCCGGCGCATCCGCGAGCGACGCCAGCAAGTCACGGAAATCGGCGTCCTGGGCCGCGATCCGCAGCACCTGCGCCCGATAGTCATAGCGCGCGGCGATCTCCAGCGCCCTCAGGGCCTGCGCGACGGCGCGGTGCCGATCGCGCTCCAGCTGGCGGGCCAGCGCGAGCCAGAGCCGGGCCATGCATTCCTGGTACGCCCGGCCGCTCGCGGAGAAGTAAGCGGCCGCTTCGGCGAGCACCCGGATGGCTCGCGAGGCCGCACGGGCGCAGACGCGCACCTCGCCCAGCGCCAGGAGCGCGGCGGCCACGCCCTCCTCGTCACCGGCGGCGCGCCGGCGGGCCACCGCCTCCGCAGCCAGCGTTTCCGCCTCGCCATGGTTGCCGCGTCGGGCGGCCAGGATCGCCTCCTCGCCCGCGAGGCTGTCGAGCAGGTCCTGCCGTCCGAGGTCCGACAGCGCGGCCCCTGCCCGGGCGTACCGCTCGCTCGCCGATTCCAGGTCGCCGCGGTCGCGACAGAGGTTCCCTTCCTCCTCGAGAACGTCGGCGAGCAGCCCCTGAAGCCGTCGCATCTGGGCGATCTCGCGCGCGTCGCCGAGAAGCGTCGCCGCGCCGACGTAGTCCCCCTGGAGCCTCGCGATGCGGGAGAGGTTCAGGTAGGCCGCCCCCTCCTCCGGCCCCAGCCGCGGATTGTCCGGGCCAGTCAGGCTGCGGAAGCACTCCCTGGCGCGGCTGAAATCGCCGGCCGCCGCGTGCGGCAGGCCGAGATTGTGGGCGATCATGAGGACGAGATGGTCATCCGCCGCCTGCCGCGCGAGGACCAAGGCCTCCTCCCAGAGCGCGAGGGCCTCGGTCAGGCGCTTCTGCCGCCAGCGGACGAGGGCCAGCGTGTTCAGGACGCGAGCCCGCAGGCCGGGGTCCTCGCTCCCGACCTCCGCCAGGGCCTGCGCGGCGCTCACCTCCGCGCGCGCCATCTCGCCGAGCCTCGACAGGGAGTAGGCCAGCCCCTGGAAGGCGGCGGCCCGATCGTGGCCGGTGATCTCCCCGGCTCCTTCGCCGCGCGCATCCAGGGCGGCCTGGAAGTGCGCGATGGCGGCGGTGTGGTCTCCCGCCAGCCGGCAGGCCTCACCCAAAAGCGCCGCCGCGATCGGCGGTCGCGCGCCGCGCAATGAAAGAAAGAGCGCCGCCTCGCGGACCGCTCCCGACATCCCGGCGCGCAGCAGAGCATCGCCCCGGCGTTGCAGGAGATCGGCGGTCTCCTTCAGGCTTTCGGCCGCCAGGAAGTGCGCCAGGGCCCGGGGAAAGTCGCCGCGCTGCGCGAACGCCCTGCCATAGCGCAGCTCGAGCGCCCTGCTCCCTTCGGGGCCGCGCGCGGCGCGGAGCTTGCGGCGCAGGAAATCGTGGAACAGGGGATCGTAGGCGTAGTAGCTTCCTCGGCCCTCCAGGGCCGAGATGAACATGTGCCGGCGCGCCAGATCCGCGAGGAGGCTGCCCGCCTCGAATTTCTGGAGGACCTCGGAGCAGACCTCGGGGTCGACGACCTGGGGCGGGCAGGATCCCAGCAGGAACTCCCGCACCTCGACGGTCTCGGAGGCGAAGACCTCCTCGCTGAAATAGTCGAAGATCTCCGATTCCGTGCGCGCGAACAGGCCCTCCGGCGGGTCGGTGGCGCTCGCTTCGAGCCGTGCCGTCTGCCGCAGGAGCTGCAGGGCCGTGACCCAGCCGCGGGTGCGGGCGTGGATCCGGCCGACGGTGTCCGGCCGCACCCGGAGGCCGAAGGCGTCCCGCAGCAGCGTGCGTGTCTCGTCGAGCGTGAACAGCAGCTCGTCTCCTTCGATCCGAGTGACCGCGTCTCCCGCCGACCCATTCTCGATGCCGACGTCCGGCAGCGAGCGCCCCGCCAGGACCAGGTGAATGGCGCCGGGCAGGCAGAGGGCGAGCCGCCGCAGCGCCTGCACGCAGGATGAGGAGCCCTCGAGGTGCTCGACGCCGTCGACCACCAGGACGATGCGTCCGCCGAGCAATTCCTCCGCGTCGTCGATGAAGACGTCGGCCAGGCGCTCGGCTTCCAGCGGATGGGACCGCAGGTCTTCATAGGCTCTCAGGCTGCGCTCGCCCATTTCCGGCACGTGTTCCGCAAACCCCTGCACGATGTTGCGGAAGAATACGAAGGGGTCGCGGTCGGACGGGTCGAGCGAGAGCCAGACCGAATCCTCACCGGATTCCCGGAGGAAGAGCGCCAGGAGAGCCGTCTTGCCGTACCCCGGCCCCGCCAGGACGACCGTGGCCCGCTTCTCGAGCCCGGCGTGCAGCCGATCCATGAGCCGCGGGCGGCGCAGGTGGAGGGGGCCGGTCGCGGGAGGCTGGAGCTTGGCGACGGGCCGGGTCGAGGATTCGCTCATGGGTGCGGCTCCTCGGTCGCCTCGAGCGACCACTCCTCCAGCCCGGCATAAAGGCTTCGCGGGCTGACGCGGGCCAGTCGCAGGCGGCGATCGACCGCGTGCAGCCGATCGCGCTCGAAGAGGAAGGTGTACGGCTGATCGCGGACGATGATGCGCTGCGCCGCGATCCAGAGGGGCCGCGCCGCCCGGGGATCGCGCTCGGCGCGCGCCCGATCGATGAGCCGATCGAGGTCCGGGCTCGAATATCCGCCGTAGTTGTATCCGGCGTCGCGCGAGGCGCTGTGGAAATTGCTCTTCAGATCGACCTTGGTCGACTCGCGCCACGATCCGACGAAGGCATCGAATTCGTGCGCCTCGTGCCGCGCGACGAAGGCCCCCGATTCGAAGAGTCGCGGCACCGCCTCGACTCCGATCCTGCGGAGCTGGGCGACTGCCATGCGGGCGACCGCCGACCGCTGGCCGGAGGCCTGGTCGGTCTCCAGCTCGAAGCGGAACGGCCGGCCGTCGCGATCGATCAGGCCGTCGCCGTCCCGATCCCGCCAGCCCGCCTCTTCGAGAAGGCGCCGGGCGGCGTCGGGATCGAACGGCACGGGCTCGAGCTCGGGATCGCGCGCCCACATGAAGGACAGCACCGGCCCGGCCGCCGGTCGTCCGACTCCGGGCAGAAGACCCTCGATGATCGCCTCGCGGTCGATCGCCATGGTCAGCGCCCGGCGCACGCGGGAATCCGAGAACAGGGGCCGGGCCGTGTTCCAGCAGATGAACGTGTACGACAGGTCGGGGACGCGCACCAGGCGGAGCCGGGGGGACGCCTGGACGCGGGCGGCGGCGCCGGGGGGCACGTTTTCCATCACATCGATGCCGCCGGAGACGACTTCATTGAGGAGGGTCTCCTCGTCGGGAATGACGCGAAAGACGACGGAATCGAGCCGAGGCAGCGGAGCCCTGAAATACAGGGGGTTGCGCGCCAGCTCGATCAGCGCGCCACGCTCGTAGCGCTTCAGGACGAACGGGCCCCCGGCGACCGGAGCCTCCAGGAAGGCGCGCTTCGGCCATTCGGAGAGGGGCGTCTGGTCGAACACGTGCGCCGGGAGGATGTTCCCCTCCACCGCGTCCATGAGCTCGTACGGGTAGTCCCGGACGAAGCGGTAGGTGACGGCCCGCGGATCGGGGGTGGCGACGCCGTCGATGAACTCCTTCACGTCGATCCCGGCCCAGGCGACGTCCGGACTGCTGGCCGCGCGATGCGACAGCAGGACGTCGTCCGCGGTGATCGGCCGCCCATCGCTCCAGACGGCCCGCGGATCGAGGTGGAAAGTGAGGCGCGTGCCGTCGGGAGACTGGTCCCATGACGACGCCACCCCGGCGCGGAAGGTCGGCGGCCCCTGCCGGAAATCATCCTCCTCGTAGGCGAGCCTGGGATAGAGAAGATCGGCGATCTCCTGGTCGAAGGCGCTGGCCGCGGTGTACACGTTGAGGGACGTCACGTCGCCGCGCACCCCGATCACCAGGCGGCTGGGCCCGGGACGGCGCGCCGCGGGACCGCCCCCGATGCCGGCGAGCAGCACCGCCGCGAATCCCAACACCAGCAGGATCCCATACCGTCGCATCGACATCCCCGCGTTCACCCCAAAGAATGCACCGGAGATTCCCCGGGGGAAATCAGGTGAACTCCCGAAAAGACCTCGGGGAGATCATGGATGGGTCCGGATCTGCGGGCGGGGCGCCCCGGACGCACCTTGACGGCAGGCGGCCTGTGCGCCGAATATCTCCGCGTGATCGGGTTCGTGGCTCGCCGGCTGCTGTCGACCATTCCATTCGTCTGGGCGGCCACCACCCTCGTTTTCCTCCTGGTCGAGGCTGCGCCCGGCGACCCCTTCGACAGGCTTCGCGAGCCGGGCGTCAGCGTGAGGACGGCCGCCCGCCTGCACGAGGCCTTCGGCACCACCCGACCCTTCCACGTGCGATATCTCGATTGGCTCGGGGGCCTGCTCCAGGGGGACCTCGGTACCTCCTGGTCCTATCGACAGCCCGCAGCCGGCCTGGTCCGCGACGCGGCCCTCAACACCCTGGTGCTTGCCGGACCGGCGCTCGTCCTGCAATTCGCCCTGGGGCTCGCCGCCGGCGTCGCGGCGGCCCGCTCGCGCTCGGGCTTCGCCGACCGCGTCGTGTCGCTGGCCGCTGCGGCTCTCTACGCCGTCCCCTCCTATTGCCTGGCGCTGCCGCTCGCGTGGCTCATGGCCGTGAGGCTCGGCTGGCTCCCCGCCTCCCAGATGCATTCGATCGATTCCGTGGATCTTCCGGCCCTGTCGCGGCTCCTCGATACGCTGCGCCACCTGGCGCTTCCCTGCCTGGCTCTCGTCCTGCCGGCCGCCGGCGGGATCGCCCTGTACGTGCGCGATCAGATGCGCGACGCGCTCGGGCGCGGTTTCGTCAGCGCCGCCCGCGCCCGCGGCCTGGGAAGCAGGCAGGCGGACATGCGGCATGCCCTGCGGGCCGTCCTGCTTCCGGTCGCGGCGCTGCTCGGCGTGGCGCTTCCGGGGCTCCTCGGAGGAAGCGTGGCGATCGAGGTCCTGTTCGCCTGGCCCGGGCTGGGGCGCCTGGCCTACCAGGCGGTCCTGGCCCGCGACGTGCCGCTCATCCTCGGATGCACGTGTCTTTCGTCGCTCCTCGTCGCGGCCGGTGGCCTGCTGGCGGATCTCGCGGCAGCCGCCCTCGATCCGCGGGCGCGGGAGGCCCAGACGTGAGTCCGGGGCCCGTGACACACGGCGCCCGGCGTCTCCGCCGGAGGAGCCCCTGGACGATCACAGTGGTGGCCCTCCTCGCCCTCGCCGGGCCCTGGATCGCGCCCTATCCGCCGGAAGAACAGGAAGACGTCGCGGGGGCCCGCCTGCTTCGGCCGTGGACCCGGGCCCAGGCTCTCGCGGCGGGACCGCACCGCACGCTCATCGTTACCGGCCTGCACCAGACACCCGACGGCTGGGCCTTCGACCGGGCCGGTCGAAGGCAGACGCTGCCCGCTGCGGACGTCACGGAGAAACCTTCGCCGCGCTTCTATCTGCTGGGAACCGACGCGCTGGGACGGGACCTCCTGAGCCGGCTCCTTTACGGCATGCGGCACTCGGTCGGTCTCGCCGCCCTGTGCGTCATGCTGGCCCTTCTCGTCGGAATCGGCGCCGGCGCGCTCGCCGGGCTCGCCGGGGGGCTGTGGGACGAGATGCTGATGCGCGGCGTGGAGGTCCTGATGTCCATTCCGCGACTGCTCCTGGTTCTGGTCTGCGCCGCCCTCTTTCGACCCTCGATCCCGGTCCTCGTCCTGGTTCTGGGCGGAACGACCTGGACGGGGCTCGCCCGGATCGTCCGCGCCGAGGCCCTGGCTTTCCGGGAGAGCGGCCCGGCGCAGGCGGCCCGCGCCGCAGGCAGCTCGGTCCCGCGCCTGGTCCTCCGGTACCTCGTGCCTCAGATCGCCCCGGTGCTCGCCGTGTTCGCCGCGCTCCGGCTTGCCGACACGATCGTGCTGGAGTCGGCGCTCTCGTTCCTGGGCCTCGGGGTCCCGCCGCCCGCCGTCTCCCTCGGAGACATCCTGGCCTCGGGTCGCGAGGTGCTCCAGGAAGCCTGGTGGGTGGCGGCGGCGCCGGGAGCGATGATCGCCGCGATCATCCTGATCGTGCGCTCGGCCTCCCGCGATCTCGTCCGCCTGCAGGATCCGCCTTCGATGACCTGACGGCCGCGTGGGCATCACGGCCTCAAGGACGACTATCCGCGCACGGTCCGGTCGAGTAACATGGCGGCTTTCCCAGGAGGACAGGATGCGCCGACACTCCGCGGTCTGCACCATGCTGCTCTGTCTCGTGCTTGTCTTCGCCGTCTCGAGCTCGACCGCCGCCGGGACGAGGCCGATCACGGAACAGGATCTTTTCCGTTTCGTCTGGATCGCCGACCCGCAGATCTCGCCCGACGGCTCGCGCGTGGTATTCGTGCGCGTGCAGGTGAACGAGAAGAAGGACGGGTACGCGACCGAGATCTGGACGGTCTCGACGAAGGGGGACGCGCCGCGACGGCTGACCGGCGGCCCCCGGGACGGCGGCCCGCGCTGGTCGCCGGACGGCACCAGGCTGGTGTTCGCGCGCTCGGCTGAGAAGGACGGCAAGCCGCAGCCCCCGCAGCTGTTCGTGCTGCCGATGAGCGGAGGGGAGGCGTGGCCGCTCACCTCGCTTCCCAAGGGGGCCGGGGCGCCCGCCTGGTCCCCGGACGGCCGGACGATCGCGTTTCTCAGCAGCACCACCGACGAGGACCTCGCGAAGGAAGCGAAAAAGAAGAAACTCGGGGACGGTGAACCCGAACGGGAGAGCGACGTGCGGGTCGTCACCCTGGCGGTCTACCGCGAGGACAACGACGGGTACTTCGATCCCGATCGCCACTCCCACATCTGGACCATCGCGGTGCCGGCCGCCCCCGGCGCGGACGCGTCGCCGAAGCGGGTCACGTCCGGTCCCTACGACGAGGGGCCCCCCGTC
Protein-coding sequences here:
- a CDS encoding ABC transporter permease; this encodes MSPGPVTHGARRLRRRSPWTITVVALLALAGPWIAPYPPEEQEDVAGARLLRPWTRAQALAAGPHRTLIVTGLHQTPDGWAFDRAGRRQTLPAADVTEKPSPRFYLLGTDALGRDLLSRLLYGMRHSVGLAALCVMLALLVGIGAGALAGLAGGLWDEMLMRGVEVLMSIPRLLLVLVCAALFRPSIPVLVLVLGGTTWTGLARIVRAEALAFRESGPAQAARAAGSSVPRLVLRYLVPQIAPVLAVFAALRLADTIVLESALSFLGLGVPPPAVSLGDILASGREVLQEAWWVAAAPGAMIAAIILIVRSASRDLVRLQDPPSMT
- a CDS encoding S8 family serine peptidase, with product MMLRLCSRGRALVLGHLLTSLLLFAPPTLAGPYVTETSGIRWNDTGGIRWNDTGGIRWNDAGGIRWNDTGGIRWNDTGGLLFSDATGLHWNDPGGIRWNDVGALLFDGALQTGIASIDLELLSRLSFLPDTSWLNVIVTYRSAPTASDLADLQALGILGGTRFRRLPMVVVNATRDQIVRIAALPAVRSVFADRTLSWLDAESRALIGLDEVAADLSLPRPGGLPLSGAGVTIAVLDSGVDATHPDLPFGSKVTGNVRLAPATGVGLGFSYPVAVEGLPDTDLVLGHGTAVASVAAGTGLASGGVHRGVAPGASILGLSAGDLFIVHVLEGFDYILENAARYGVRVVNCSWGTEGWFDPDDPVNIATRLLYDAGITVVFAVGNQGPAADTLNPYAAAPWVIGVASSRKDGRLSAFSSRGIFEEVLYHPTIMAPGEAITVASPVVLNGGAYYATESGTSFAAPHVAGVVALMLQARPDLTPGAIKRLLQATATPVLVRDRSEVGAGLLDAWAAITGGVDPARPFGTHIPGWLDERPYRIEHRPAIVTREVLPAGGRLSLPVTVEPGALSWQALLAWGTLPGLNDLDLVVFDPSGRELARGDSFDGLSLFGRAEGAHLLGAIPETLDVETYFKPGSGLADQEFQMRQENAVAVVTDYTDVAGLPPDDRDTVTRAVGRNVLIGRGNVFDAYDDLTRGELARALALAAGRPQRIPVRPSFNDVGTGNPLFPYIESVAGSRARLKLIDPKNAISFAPIAGVSRLDFAVALVRGAGLQAEAEARAGESLGFLDQNKIPLALRGYVAVAVERGLIDTVVSGGAVSFDPKGDVPRIAAARFLLRLLELR
- a CDS encoding ABC transporter permease, with protein sequence MGPDLRAGRPGRTLTAGGLCAEYLRVIGFVARRLLSTIPFVWAATTLVFLLVEAAPGDPFDRLREPGVSVRTAARLHEAFGTTRPFHVRYLDWLGGLLQGDLGTSWSYRQPAAGLVRDAALNTLVLAGPALVLQFALGLAAGVAAARSRSGFADRVVSLAAAALYAVPSYCLALPLAWLMAVRLGWLPASQMHSIDSVDLPALSRLLDTLRHLALPCLALVLPAAGGIALYVRDQMRDALGRGFVSAARARGLGSRQADMRHALRAVLLPVAALLGVALPGLLGGSVAIEVLFAWPGLGRLAYQAVLARDVPLILGCTCLSSLLVAAGGLLADLAAAALDPRAREAQT
- a CDS encoding ABC transporter substrate-binding protein yields the protein MRRYGILLVLGFAAVLLAGIGGGPAARRPGPSRLVIGVRGDVTSLNVYTAASAFDQEIADLLYPRLAYEEDDFRQGPPTFRAGVASSWDQSPDGTRLTFHLDPRAVWSDGRPITADDVLLSHRAASSPDVAWAGIDVKEFIDGVATPDPRAVTYRFVRDYPYELMDAVEGNILPAHVFDQTPLSEWPKRAFLEAPVAGGPFVLKRYERGALIELARNPLYFRAPLPRLDSVVFRVIPDEETLLNEVVSGGIDVMENVPPGAAARVQASPRLRLVRVPDLSYTFICWNTARPLFSDSRVRRALTMAIDREAIIEGLLPGVGRPAAGPVLSFMWARDPELEPVPFDPDAARRLLEEAGWRDRDGDGLIDRDGRPFRFELETDQASGQRSAVARMAVAQLRRIGVEAVPRLFESGAFVARHEAHEFDAFVGSWRESTKVDLKSNFHSASRDAGYNYGGYSSPDLDRLIDRARAERDPRAARPLWIAAQRIIVRDQPYTFLFERDRLHAVDRRLRLARVSPRSLYAGLEEWSLEATEEPHP
- a CDS encoding tetratricopeptide repeat protein, whose product is MSESSTRPVAKLQPPATGPLHLRRPRLMDRLHAGLEKRATVVLAGPGYGKTALLALFLRESGEDSVWLSLDPSDRDPFVFFRNIVQGFAEHVPEMGERSLRAYEDLRSHPLEAERLADVFIDDAEELLGGRIVLVVDGVEHLEGSSSCVQALRRLALCLPGAIHLVLAGRSLPDVGIENGSAGDAVTRIEGDELLFTLDETRTLLRDAFGLRVRPDTVGRIHARTRGWVTALQLLRQTARLEASATDPPEGLFARTESEIFDYFSEEVFASETVEVREFLLGSCPPQVVDPEVCSEVLQKFEAGSLLADLARRHMFISALEGRGSYYAYDPLFHDFLRRKLRAARGPEGSRALELRYGRAFAQRGDFPRALAHFLAAESLKETADLLQRRGDALLRAGMSGAVREAALFLSLRGARPPIAAALLGEACRLAGDHTAAIAHFQAALDARGEGAGEITGHDRAAAFQGLAYSLSRLGEMARAEVSAAQALAEVGSEDPGLRARVLNTLALVRWRQKRLTEALALWEEALVLARQAADDHLVLMIAHNLGLPHAAAGDFSRARECFRSLTGPDNPRLGPEEGAAYLNLSRIARLQGDYVGAATLLGDAREIAQMRRLQGLLADVLEEEGNLCRDRGDLESASERYARAGAALSDLGRQDLLDSLAGEEAILAARRGNHGEAETLAAEAVARRRAAGDEEGVAAALLALGEVRVCARAASRAIRVLAEAAAYFSASGRAYQECMARLWLALARQLERDRHRAVAQALRALEIAARYDYRAQVLRIAAQDADFRDLLASLADAPGYLQMASAGGLWEAGAARPVATPSSGVPGAIVMVADAVGAVDLTVRLLGPIEVYRDAAHRIPGDPGVRRALGAFCCLAVARDHRVTREQLAEALWGNARPSAIERNFHSTISLLRRALNHGHHVPKNFIRCEQGAYLLNPAYRYDIDVETFEELVRSARRNASSQDAAGALADYAAAIALHRGPLMDGERDDWIGAPRAFYETLYFAALGEAAALRLRREDAEREAACFRIIVERNPLDERVSCRLMRALGEIGDREGLDREFSRLRQALADDRGAGPRAGTRRAYQDVLKRMREGRGRSVPAARKPARPALRRRPDGART